A part of Dreissena polymorpha isolate Duluth1 chromosome 13, UMN_Dpol_1.0, whole genome shotgun sequence genomic DNA contains:
- the LOC127855123 gene encoding ATP-dependent helicase wrn-1-like, producing MFTSSTTDATKGRILNDFRAGRVRVVVATVAFGLGIDIPDVRLVVHWSAPHSILSYWQEICRAGRDGDPALAVVFAYPRSITDCDDAMKTMVNGTECVRRTVLKELRTKDMNPIPAQGDGCQDDTCEDCVCQLCICCNRCSRSCTCFGACPDKLL from the exons atgtttacatcTTCAACAACAGACGCCACGAAGGGGAGGATTCTAAATGATTTCCGGGCCGGAAGAGTTCGCGTCGTTGTGGCAACAGTCGCCTTTGGGCTTGGA ATCGACATTCCGGACGTGCGGCTCGTGGTCCACTGGAGCGCACCGCACTCTATCCTGTCTTACTGGCAGGAGATTTGCAGAGCCGGTAGGGATGGAGATCCCGCTCTTGCTGTGGTTTTCGCGTACCCGCGGTCCATAACGGATTGCGATGACGCTATGAAGACCATGGTGAATGGGACGGAATGCGTCAGACGTACCGTTCTGAAGGAGCTAAGAACTAAAGACATGAATCCTATTCCGGCCCAAGGCGATGGTTGTCAAGATGACACATGTGAAGACTGTGTTTGCCAGTTGTGCATTTGTTGTAACAGATGCTCACGAAGCTGTACTTGTTTTGGAGCGTGTCCGGACAAACTATTATGA